In Ferroplasma sp., a single window of DNA contains:
- a CDS encoding isoaspartyl peptidase/L-asparaginase, which translates to MANAVLVHGGAGSPDSMSSVLDDILKDLKFENSALNMAIGPVVSMENNPLFNAGTGSVPRIDGSIQMDAAVMSGKDFGSVICIENVKNPVLVARDVMVKSPHIMLSGDGATEFAREMGYEYYNPATERSIERLQKFKEETARNGMPDKFKFLEKKSEDTVGAVSRVNGKFAAAVSTGGSFPMLRGRVGDSPIIGAGIYAGEKGAVVATGIGEEIARNLLSYRIYSQIGNESLNSIVKREVDSFTVSCGIIAITENEYISYSNTSMAYAYREFQ; encoded by the coding sequence ATGGCAAATGCAGTTTTAGTTCACGGTGGTGCAGGTAGCCCGGATTCCATGAGCAGCGTACTTGATGATATCCTTAAAGATCTTAAATTTGAAAATAGTGCGCTAAATATGGCCATAGGCCCGGTAGTGTCAATGGAGAATAATCCACTATTCAACGCAGGCACAGGTTCAGTTCCCAGAATTGATGGAAGCATTCAGATGGATGCCGCTGTAATGTCTGGCAAAGACTTCGGTTCAGTAATATGTATAGAAAATGTAAAAAATCCAGTCCTTGTTGCAAGGGATGTAATGGTTAAAAGTCCACATATAATGCTTTCAGGCGATGGCGCAACAGAATTTGCAAGGGAAATGGGGTATGAATATTATAATCCGGCTACTGAGAGAAGCATTGAAAGACTACAAAAATTTAAGGAGGAAACTGCCAGAAATGGTATGCCTGATAAGTTCAAATTTCTTGAAAAGAAATCTGAGGATACTGTAGGTGCAGTTTCCAGAGTAAATGGGAAATTCGCTGCTGCTGTTTCAACAGGTGGCTCATTTCCCATGCTCAGGGGAAGGGTTGGTGATTCTCCCATAATAGGTGCAGGCATATATGCCGGAGAAAAAGGCGCAGTGGTTGCAACCGGAATAGGAGAGGAAATAGCGCGAAATCTTCTGTCCTACCGCATATACTCACAGATTGGAAATGAAAGCCTTAATAGTATAGTAAAGAGGGAGGTAGATTCCTTTACAGTAAGCTGCGGTATAATTGCAATTACAGAAAATGAATATATCTCATATTCAAACACAAGTATGGCATATGCATACAGGGAATTCCAATGA
- a CDS encoding metalloregulator ArsR/SmtB family transcription factor, which produces MPGFNNNNLQQNAKIRIDRLFYCLSSPIRLEIIRILSRGTKTVKGISELLNSPQPLVSGHLKILLEYGFVNELPFGREVFYKIIPEQVEFLTTYLDDMAGNHKISITTKNSKNNVSFSECRRCYDHLAGLTGVMLLKTLLSNNWLKQINDKPEYDLTDIGEINMIRLGVKIPAKKKHGRIFAYGCRDLTEKEFHLGGALGSALMKGLVVRGFISVHDDSRIVTVIKPVKYWFDI; this is translated from the coding sequence ATGCCAGGTTTCAACAATAATAATTTGCAACAAAACGCTAAAATCAGGATAGATAGGTTATTTTACTGCCTGTCCAGTCCGATAAGGCTGGAAATAATAAGAATTCTTTCCAGAGGCACGAAAACTGTTAAGGGCATCTCAGAATTATTGAACAGTCCACAGCCACTGGTATCCGGCCATTTAAAAATATTGCTGGAGTATGGCTTTGTCAATGAACTGCCGTTTGGCAGAGAAGTATTTTATAAGATCATCCCGGAGCAGGTCGAGTTTCTGACAACATATTTAGATGACATGGCTGGAAATCATAAAATATCTATAACAACAAAAAACTCAAAAAATAATGTTTCTTTTTCTGAATGCAGGAGATGTTATGACCACCTTGCAGGACTCACAGGTGTGATGCTTCTGAAAACATTATTATCAAATAACTGGCTTAAACAGATAAATGATAAACCGGAGTATGATTTAACGGATATTGGGGAAATCAACATGATAAGGCTCGGAGTTAAAATACCGGCAAAAAAGAAACATGGGCGAATTTTTGCCTACGGATGCAGGGATCTCACGGAAAAGGAATTTCATCTCGGCGGAGCACTGGGTTCTGCTCTCATGAAAGGACTTGTAGTCAGGGGATTCATATCGGTTCATGACGATTCCAGAATTGTGACAGTTATTAAACCTGTAAAATATTGGTTTGATATATAA
- a CDS encoding FAD-dependent oxidoreductase, protein MAGNVFILGAGLSGIYSKMQNPKSTLIDKSEYLTISTRLVTVVNGDDKNYAYKLRPVDRNETVRDIDFANRLIVTDKGNIPYGKLIIALGHNQEIRTIEGSQYLHKLETIEDAISMRELIRKSENITIIGGSYLGVELASIIKGKNVTVLESGSRILARGSESASDYVSEYLKNTGVNIITGFRVKEVTQSSVLSSDNEVKSDLTVYAGGISGNPLIENLGIKSENSRIVVNRYLQSVDYDDVYACGDSMKIEDKDFPMTAFIARKSGVVAMKNATGSSIEFGDYKSGNILSLNGKYVLVRENGFSKGPINSVIKKYVNRKTEKTLEKLNQIIGNK, encoded by the coding sequence ATGGCGGGCAATGTATTCATTCTCGGTGCGGGGCTTTCAGGAATATATTCAAAGATGCAGAATCCAAAATCAACATTAATAGATAAATCCGAATATCTGACAATTTCCACAAGACTGGTCACTGTTGTAAATGGAGATGATAAAAATTACGCATATAAACTCAGGCCTGTTGACAGAAACGAGACTGTTAGGGATATTGATTTTGCAAATAGGCTTATAGTTACTGATAAAGGAAACATCCCATATGGAAAGTTAATTATAGCCCTGGGGCACAATCAGGAAATAAGAACAATAGAGGGAAGCCAGTATCTGCATAAACTGGAAACTATAGAAGATGCCATCAGCATGAGAGAACTTATCAGAAAATCAGAAAACATAACAATCATAGGAGGAAGCTACCTGGGAGTTGAACTTGCATCCATCATTAAAGGAAAGAATGTAACTGTACTGGAATCAGGGTCAAGAATTCTTGCCCGTGGTTCTGAAAGTGCATCTGATTATGTGTCAGAATACCTAAAAAACACCGGGGTAAATATTATTACAGGTTTCAGGGTAAAAGAGGTTACACAAAGTTCGGTATTATCTTCCGATAATGAAGTCAAATCGGATTTGACTGTGTATGCAGGTGGAATATCAGGGAATCCTTTGATAGAAAACCTTGGCATAAAATCAGAAAATTCTAGGATAGTTGTGAACAGGTACCTTCAATCGGTTGACTATGATGACGTGTACGCCTGTGGTGATTCCATGAAAATAGAAGATAAGGATTTTCCAATGACTGCATTTATAGCCAGGAAATCAGGAGTTGTGGCAATGAAAAACGCAACAGGGTCCAGCATAGAGTTCGGTGATTATAAGAGTGGCAATATACTTAGCCTGAATGGGAAATATGTACTTGTAAGGGAGAATGGCTTCAGCAAAGGCCCCATTAACAGCGTTATAAAAAAATATGTAAACAGAAAAACCGAAAAAACGCTGGAAAAATTAAATCAAATAATTGGTAATAAATAG
- a CDS encoding cysteine synthase family protein — MYDVKASILSAIGNTPMVKLNRTGCKNIEIYVKLEYYNPSFSIKDRIAIGMIEDAERKGIIKKGDYVIAKTSGNTGTGLAIACAVKGYRFMAVMSAGNTVEKSQMLKALGAEVVIVPQQPGEEPNTVSRKDNEAVEKKTEELTEKLHAYRPNQYINPVNYLVHEYTTGNEVISQTDGNIDAFVAYVGTGGTFVGISSALKKFRSDIKCYPVEPESAQFLAGKPVITTRHKIQGGGHAIKPPYWDESLVDGYLSVSDEEAIFAARHMAATEGIFTGYSGGANVAAAMKLDDTMRRGSIVVTVLPDSGLKYLSSDLYKY, encoded by the coding sequence ATGTATGATGTGAAGGCAAGCATCCTGAGTGCCATTGGTAATACACCCATGGTGAAATTGAACAGGACGGGCTGCAAAAACATAGAAATTTATGTGAAACTGGAGTATTACAATCCCAGTTTCAGTATCAAGGATAGAATAGCAATAGGAATGATAGAGGATGCAGAGCGGAAGGGTATAATAAAGAAAGGAGATTATGTAATAGCCAAGACCTCCGGGAATACAGGTACCGGTCTGGCCATAGCATGTGCCGTAAAAGGTTACAGATTTATGGCAGTGATGTCTGCCGGTAACACGGTTGAGAAATCACAGATGTTAAAGGCATTGGGAGCTGAGGTTGTGATAGTGCCGCAACAGCCTGGCGAGGAGCCGAATACTGTGTCCAGGAAGGACAATGAAGCAGTTGAAAAGAAAACTGAGGAGCTCACTGAAAAGCTGCATGCATACAGGCCCAATCAGTATATCAATCCGGTAAATTATCTTGTCCATGAGTATACCACCGGGAATGAAGTTATCAGCCAGACAGACGGAAACATAGATGCTTTTGTGGCATATGTTGGCACAGGGGGAACTTTTGTTGGAATATCCAGTGCATTAAAAAAATTCAGGAGCGATATTAAATGCTATCCTGTTGAGCCAGAATCTGCACAGTTCCTGGCAGGGAAGCCAGTTATAACAACCAGGCACAAAATACAGGGAGGTGGGCATGCCATAAAACCACCGTACTGGGATGAATCACTTGTTGATGGCTATCTCAGCGTCTCAGATGAGGAGGCCATATTTGCCGCAAGGCACATGGCTGCTACAGAGGGCATATTTACCGGATATTCCGGAGGAGCGAATGTAGCCGCAGCAATGAAACTGGATGATACAATGAGAAGGGGATCCATTGTGGTAACAGTGCTGCCGGATTCCGGATTAAAATATCTCTCATCTGATCTTTATAAATATTAA
- a CDS encoding APC family permease, whose amino-acid sequence MNNVHSKPRLMKNALGFWAIVGQTIAFTAPLASIVTSLTGAAFYAKGALPLAILISVISGIIWVNTPYQYSSKMASAGGFYAFTSRAIGRKYGMFDGLIYLLFEYTILANTTLFFAGVLIPSIFSTYFGIALPTYFWIPILIVFVTIFTMLPYLGVKPSVKYSLFGALLEITFILVLGISIIVISGPRNTTAVFLPNISGGIAPLFEGIVLGTFLMTGASGAVYLGEETKMPRKNIKKAMILSFVITGALFLMISYAFTIGWGPSRMGDFASKLVPGLILANEYLGFPVLLIMVALLFNSIFVSMVSPLNVLGRMGYSFSEDHVFAKWFSKIHPKYKTPSNTILFMGFTSIIASVVAGVILGPFYGYIFLITIASLALFFGHIMSDFALPFFFRAMHEFKYTWHLILPSISLIILVFGIYYSIYPPSFPYIQATVTMVILLAIMAIFIVTRRKVIKTATAT is encoded by the coding sequence ATGAATAACGTACATAGCAAACCTAGGTTGATGAAAAACGCTCTTGGGTTCTGGGCCATTGTAGGTCAAACTATAGCTTTCACTGCCCCCCTAGCATCTATAGTAACATCTTTAACTGGGGCGGCATTCTATGCAAAGGGAGCATTGCCCCTGGCTATTTTGATATCTGTAATAAGTGGGATTATATGGGTTAACACTCCGTACCAGTATTCCTCAAAAATGGCCAGTGCGGGTGGCTTTTATGCATTTACCAGCCGGGCTATTGGGAGAAAATATGGGATGTTTGATGGCTTGATCTATCTATTATTTGAATATACAATATTGGCCAATACAACACTGTTTTTTGCAGGTGTTTTGATTCCCAGCATATTTTCTACATACTTTGGAATTGCCTTGCCCACATATTTCTGGATTCCCATATTAATTGTATTTGTAACCATATTCACCATGCTGCCATATCTTGGAGTGAAGCCTTCAGTCAAGTATTCACTTTTTGGAGCGCTTCTGGAAATAACCTTCATCCTCGTTCTCGGGATTTCCATCATTGTTATATCTGGCCCACGGAATACTACCGCAGTGTTTCTGCCCAATATCTCTGGTGGCATTGCGCCTCTTTTCGAAGGGATTGTACTGGGGACATTTCTAATGACAGGTGCCTCAGGTGCAGTGTATCTTGGTGAGGAAACAAAAATGCCCAGAAAAAATATCAAAAAAGCGATGATTTTAAGTTTCGTTATCACTGGAGCACTTTTTCTCATGATATCCTATGCATTTACAATTGGATGGGGACCTTCCAGGATGGGTGACTTCGCATCCAAACTCGTTCCCGGGCTTATACTGGCCAATGAATATCTGGGTTTTCCCGTACTCCTTATTATGGTAGCACTACTCTTCAACAGTATCTTTGTTTCCATGGTATCGCCGCTTAACGTTCTGGGAAGAATGGGCTACTCATTTTCAGAAGATCATGTATTTGCAAAATGGTTTTCAAAGATACACCCGAAATACAAAACTCCATCCAATACAATTCTTTTCATGGGTTTCACCAGTATTATAGCCAGTGTTGTAGCCGGAGTAATACTTGGTCCCTTTTATGGATATATATTCCTGATTACCATAGCAAGTCTTGCACTGTTTTTCGGTCATATAATGAGTGACTTTGCCCTTCCATTCTTTTTCAGGGCAATGCATGAATTCAAATATACATGGCATCTAATACTTCCCTCAATCTCCCTTATTATACTTGTTTTTGGTATATACTATAGCATATACCCACCTTCATTTCCATACATCCAGGCCACTGTAACCATGGTAATATTGCTGGCCATAATGGCAATTTTTATAGTTACCAGGAGAAAAGTAATAAAAACTGCAACAGCTACATAA
- a CDS encoding ornithine cyclodeaminase, with the protein MITYVSEHDVKSSLNMKECIEELRKAFMSYGEGLSDTHPRDRIIVDKNILNTMPGYYAERHLAGLKTYYSGPKGIHFTVLIFNTERPQDLYLIEANALGQIRTGALTAMATSEIVRKKSINFTLIGSGFQAESQFLGMKEMFNLDNAFVYSRNPEHSKKFADIFGIQQAENLEVLKESDVITTITNSNTPIFNYSQLPDEYHINLAGSNFPIRREAAPDVLDKSDVVIVENHDQALKESSEIMGIENKSKIVELKDYIINKEKYSGKKTIFKSMGIGLEDVAAGYVILKNMGFLN; encoded by the coding sequence ATGATAACATATGTTAGTGAGCATGATGTAAAATCCAGTTTAAATATGAAAGAATGCATCGAGGAACTAAGAAAGGCATTCATGTCATATGGCGAAGGCCTTTCCGATACACATCCCAGGGATCGCATAATTGTAGATAAAAATATTTTGAATACCATGCCAGGTTATTACGCTGAAAGGCACCTTGCAGGGCTGAAAACATATTATTCAGGGCCTAAGGGAATTCATTTTACAGTATTAATATTCAATACAGAAAGGCCTCAAGACCTTTACCTAATTGAGGCGAATGCTCTGGGACAGATACGAACAGGAGCACTTACAGCTATGGCCACATCAGAAATTGTAAGGAAAAAATCTATTAATTTTACCCTCATTGGATCTGGATTCCAGGCAGAGTCACAGTTCCTTGGGATGAAAGAGATGTTTAATCTGGACAATGCATTTGTGTATTCCAGGAATCCGGAACATTCAAAGAAGTTTGCCGATATATTCGGAATTCAGCAGGCAGAAAACCTTGAAGTTCTAAAAGAGTCCGATGTCATTACAACCATAACAAACAGCAATACACCAATATTCAACTATTCCCAGCTGCCAGATGAGTACCACATAAATCTGGCTGGGTCCAACTTTCCCATAAGAAGGGAGGCTGCGCCGGATGTGCTTGATAAATCAGACGTTGTGATAGTGGAAAACCATGATCAGGCATTGAAGGAATCCTCTGAGATTATGGGAATAGAGAATAAAAGTAAGATTGTTGAACTCAAGGATTATATAATAAATAAGGAGAAATATTCAGGTAAAAAAACAATTTTTAAATCCATGGGAATCGGGCTGGAGGATGTTGCTGCTGGATATGTTATCCTGAAAAATATGGGATTTCTAAATTAA
- a CDS encoding MFS transporter, translating to MEYEVNNQGKGWVNAGSAIIVLLLFSIMAASNVTAPIYELYAIKYNFGPFIITDIFGIYVLMLIPSLLFWGQYSDKHGRKLPVGIGVIMEIIGLLSFLFARNMYMLFIGRAFMGLASGAIAGPASALLFHYHRKAGAVLTSIGTSAGTATGPLIGGLMAQYLPYPLRLVYLVSIVFVLIPAMAMYPLKDTSPKNPMLKLHFPSIDKDVIRMFLLSSFAAFIAWSITAFFMSLAPVYIITLSGINNIAMGGIIVFIMLGIASVFQIVSLKFKIKSSMVTGMAFIALAILFILISIMKNSLYIFIIGTVFAGMGQGFAFTGATREIKEISPADKTGDMLANYYIIIYLGVGLPVIILGFMDRITGLFNGILYYGIAFIVFSIIMGILLTIENFRD from the coding sequence ATGGAATATGAGGTAAATAATCAAGGAAAAGGTTGGGTCAATGCTGGAAGTGCCATTATAGTTCTTCTCCTGTTTTCTATAATGGCAGCATCCAATGTTACAGCACCGATTTATGAACTTTATGCCATAAAATATAATTTTGGGCCATTCATAATCACAGATATATTCGGGATATATGTTTTGATGCTGATACCATCACTGCTCTTCTGGGGGCAGTATTCAGATAAGCATGGCAGAAAATTGCCGGTTGGAATAGGGGTGATTATGGAAATTATTGGACTGCTTTCGTTTCTATTTGCCAGAAATATGTACATGTTATTCATTGGCCGTGCATTTATGGGTCTGGCCAGTGGGGCCATAGCCGGACCTGCAAGTGCATTATTATTTCATTATCACAGGAAGGCAGGTGCGGTTTTAACTTCTATAGGTACCTCTGCCGGAACCGCCACAGGGCCTTTAATCGGTGGGCTTATGGCCCAGTATTTGCCATACCCGCTGAGGCTTGTTTATCTGGTTTCTATTGTTTTTGTGTTAATTCCTGCCATGGCAATGTATCCGCTAAAAGATACATCCCCAAAAAACCCTATGCTGAAACTACATTTTCCATCAATTGATAAGGATGTTATAAGAATGTTCCTACTAAGCTCATTTGCTGCATTCATAGCATGGTCAATTACAGCATTTTTTATGTCTCTGGCTCCTGTATATATTATTACTCTTTCAGGTATTAATAACATCGCTATGGGCGGTATTATAGTGTTCATTATGCTCGGCATAGCATCTGTTTTCCAGATCGTTTCCCTAAAATTTAAAATTAAAAGTTCAATGGTTACAGGCATGGCTTTTATCGCCCTTGCCATATTATTTATTCTTATATCCATTATGAAAAATTCCCTGTATATATTTATTATAGGAACTGTATTTGCCGGAATGGGGCAGGGTTTTGCGTTTACCGGGGCAACAAGGGAGATCAAAGAAATTTCACCTGCTGATAAAACCGGAGATATGCTTGCAAATTATTACATAATAATATATCTTGGAGTAGGGCTTCCTGTGATCATTCTCGGCTTTATGGATAGAATAACCGGCCTATTTAATGGCATTCTATACTATGGAATCGCTTTCATTGTATTTTCCATAATAATGGGAATTTTGCTCACAATAGAGAATTTTAGGGATTAA
- a CDS encoding MFS transporter has protein sequence MNNRKLIALRSFIIAAGATAAASFVGVFAVMIGASAVEMGWLQSSSNSLSNLGQILWGRISDRVGRRTPFLVAGSIILAALWYMLPYSYNPVDLIILYALISLFSAMITVNWYSFIADNIAQKRGHFLAIITNIASLGTVISLIAMFFLLDSDSRKGIIIPFTAASISYIASAVIGFLLTEKRSESIMSKNLLGTLKTLKSNNRFYKYFMATNVQSFFWSLAWPMFPITIVTVMHFSLKVVALLTIASIGSALITQYFIAKFIDNVNRVPLIFLNKIMLSGIPLMYAFFDTLPFFIIIEIYSGFLGSIQNTILTSYTLDVVPEGHRAEYISILNGFNGAIYFTGALTGGYLLSLFIDFFPLRLALTFSYLIVFSGRFLSSFLFRGLKEVEGGGRSNGVLRILFKPRQPGSPSGGPISPR, from the coding sequence ATGAATAATAGAAAACTCATAGCCCTGAGGTCTTTTATAATAGCAGCCGGTGCTACGGCTGCAGCCTCCTTTGTAGGAGTGTTTGCAGTGATGATAGGGGCCTCTGCAGTGGAAATGGGCTGGCTACAGTCATCATCTAACTCTTTGAGCAATTTGGGGCAGATACTCTGGGGAAGGATCAGCGATAGAGTCGGAAGGCGCACGCCTTTTCTGGTAGCGGGAAGCATTATCCTTGCTGCTCTGTGGTATATGCTGCCATACTCATATAATCCTGTAGATTTAATAATTTTATACGCACTTATATCTCTATTTTCTGCAATGATTACTGTTAACTGGTACTCATTTATTGCTGACAATATTGCTCAGAAAAGGGGGCACTTCCTTGCAATTATAACTAACATTGCCTCTCTTGGTACAGTGATATCACTGATAGCCATGTTCTTCTTACTTGACAGCGATTCCAGAAAGGGCATTATTATTCCCTTTACTGCTGCATCCATTTCCTATATTGCATCGGCTGTAATAGGATTCCTGCTCACGGAAAAAAGAAGTGAATCTATTATGAGCAAGAACCTCCTTGGTACCCTGAAAACACTGAAGAGCAATAACAGGTTTTATAAGTATTTCATGGCAACCAATGTGCAGTCATTCTTCTGGTCACTGGCATGGCCCATGTTCCCTATTACCATTGTGACAGTAATGCACTTTTCCCTGAAAGTTGTGGCACTGCTCACCATTGCCTCAATCGGTTCTGCACTTATTACACAATATTTTATTGCGAAATTTATTGATAATGTGAACAGGGTGCCACTGATTTTCCTGAATAAAATCATGCTGAGCGGCATACCACTGATGTATGCATTTTTTGACACACTCCCATTTTTCATAATTATTGAAATATACAGCGGATTTCTGGGATCCATACAGAACACAATTCTTACATCATACACACTGGACGTTGTACCGGAGGGTCACAGGGCAGAGTATATATCCATTCTCAACGGTTTTAATGGAGCAATTTACTTCACCGGTGCACTAACAGGCGGTTATCTCCTTTCACTTTTTATAGATTTCTTCCCTCTCAGGCTTGCCCTTACCTTCTCCTATCTTATAGTGTTCTCTGGAAGGTTTCTTTCCTCATTCCTGTTCCGTGGATTAAAGGAAGTTGAGGGCGGTGGAAGAAGCAACGGTGTCCTTAGAATACTGTTTAAGCCCAGGCAGCCGGGGTCCCCATCCGGAGGTCCCATAAGTCCGAGATGA
- a CDS encoding B12-binding domain-containing radical SAM protein, which produces MAFRAVFIRPSNRTGSAYLSKWGFLPAPLGLLALAGEIKRIKDSQVKIIDMEAESISLDDAIKMAVEYKPDLVGITLHATAAHNNAGYIARGIKKLKPDTVLVAGGHHATFLPEELINAGFDISVLGEGDETIYDIANSIIDGTGFDGINGIVYKSDSGIKRTKPRKLISDLDTLPLPPLELLDPSKYTFKVFGREDRVMCLETSRGCPYGCDFCSVTPTWGNTWRNKSNERIVQEMERARDAGYNWIFFTDDIFIVEPNVKHRNELFDMILEKRLNTSWIVQMRVDVTSRHPDLIEKAAKAGMSISFLGVESGSPEILKKMHKGEFTPQSVSAVRVLSTNGIVVIVGMMVGAPYERYKDLRTTVKFSRELARAGADALQFSIYTPLPGTRIFDEALDSKSLFTLDWDRYDVLTPVMKTRVGPVLDQIVQFYASYSFYIYKFMRGKLLGLQLSGKKKKLIDTGTKFIMEMMPDYLKSIAGFPRHLLETYDMYWKAKSNGFIGREGHEDISENSNKIIYDLGKKKNVYYMIKR; this is translated from the coding sequence ATGGCATTCAGGGCTGTATTTATAAGGCCCAGCAACCGTACAGGGTCTGCCTATTTGAGCAAATGGGGTTTTTTGCCTGCTCCGCTAGGGCTGCTGGCTCTTGCTGGTGAAATTAAGAGAATAAAAGATAGCCAGGTCAAAATAATTGATATGGAGGCTGAAAGCATATCCCTTGATGATGCAATAAAGATGGCTGTTGAATACAAGCCTGATCTTGTTGGCATTACACTCCATGCCACTGCTGCCCATAACAATGCGGGATATATTGCACGTGGGATAAAAAAACTCAAACCTGATACAGTGCTCGTAGCAGGGGGGCATCATGCCACATTCCTGCCAGAAGAACTGATAAATGCTGGTTTTGATATCTCTGTTCTGGGGGAGGGCGATGAAACAATATACGATATTGCAAATTCAATTATTGATGGAACCGGATTTGATGGGATAAATGGCATAGTTTATAAATCTGATTCGGGAATAAAAAGAACAAAGCCAAGGAAACTGATTTCCGATCTTGATACACTTCCATTACCGCCACTGGAACTCCTTGACCCCTCAAAGTATACGTTCAAGGTTTTTGGCAGGGAAGATCGGGTTATGTGCTTGGAAACATCCCGTGGGTGTCCCTATGGCTGTGATTTCTGCTCAGTCACACCCACATGGGGCAATACATGGAGAAATAAATCCAATGAAAGAATTGTGCAGGAAATGGAGCGTGCACGTGACGCAGGCTATAACTGGATATTCTTCACAGATGATATATTCATAGTAGAGCCTAATGTAAAGCACAGGAACGAACTTTTTGACATGATCCTGGAGAAAAGACTCAATACATCCTGGATAGTCCAGATGCGTGTTGATGTAACATCCAGGCATCCTGATCTTATTGAAAAAGCCGCAAAAGCAGGAATGAGCATATCCTTCCTTGGTGTTGAATCCGGAAGCCCGGAAATTTTGAAAAAAATGCATAAAGGGGAATTTACCCCACAATCGGTAAGTGCCGTAAGGGTGCTTTCCACAAATGGAATCGTCGTAATTGTTGGAATGATGGTTGGGGCACCCTATGAAAGATACAAGGACCTGAGGACAACAGTTAAATTCTCCAGGGAGCTTGCCAGGGCAGGGGCTGACGCACTGCAATTTTCAATTTACACACCGCTCCCCGGGACGAGAATATTTGATGAGGCCCTGGATAGCAAATCACTATTTACACTGGACTGGGATAGGTATGATGTTCTGACACCTGTCATGAAAACACGTGTGGGGCCGGTTCTGGATCAGATAGTGCAGTTCTATGCATCATATTCTTTTTATATTTACAAGTTCATGCGTGGGAAGCTTCTTGGACTCCAGTTATCAGGGAAAAAGAAAAAGCTAATAGACACAGGAACGAAATTTATTATGGAAATGATGCCTGACTACCTGAAAAGCATTGCAGGGTTTCCAAGGCATTTACTGGAGACCTACGATATGTACTGGAAGGCAAAGAGCAACGGCTTTATAGGCCGTGAGGGGCACGAGGACATATCAGAAAACTCCAATAAAATAATTTATGATTTGGGAAAGAAGAAAAACGTCTATTATATGATTAAAAGATAA
- a CDS encoding GntR family transcriptional regulator, with protein sequence MSKNLEISLDRNSHDAIYMQLYNQIVQNITSGNLERGDSLPSSRVMAGTLGINFHTVNQAYQRLRENGIIASGKNRRYIVVGKKQPGSVNKLMEKEAEVVNEALAMGYSENDIIETVRKILANKS encoded by the coding sequence ATGTCAAAAAATCTGGAGATAAGCCTTGATAGAAACTCCCATGACGCAATATACATGCAGCTATATAATCAGATAGTTCAGAATATTACTTCAGGGAACCTGGAAAGGGGAGATTCGCTACCCTCATCTAGGGTTATGGCCGGAACCCTGGGCATAAATTTCCATACAGTAAACCAGGCATACCAGAGATTAAGGGAGAACGGAATTATAGCCAGCGGAAAGAACAGGAGATACATCGTGGTAGGGAAAAAGCAGCCCGGTTCAGTAAATAAGCTCATGGAAAAGGAAGCAGAGGTTGTAAACGAGGCCCTGGCCATGGGATATTCTGAAAATGACATAATTGAAACGGTCAGGAAGATACTGGCAAATAAGTCATAA